Part of the Citrobacter sp. Marseille-Q6884 genome, TTTTTTTTATGCCCTGACGTCTACACTTATCCATGAAACGGATAAGGAGTCGTGATGAGCAAAAGAGTTCCTGTTGGTATCCGCACGCGAAACTCATTTGTGCCAGATGAAAGCACACTGGTGCGTATTTATGCGTTGCATGAGTTATACCGTTTACGCCAGCGGGGATTAACGCGCGGTGCGTTACTTGACTATCATACCCGTTACAAGCTGGTATTACTGGCACATTCCCAGCCAGAATATCGGGAACTCGGCCCCTTTGTTGCAGCGATCCATGAATGGGCAAGTCTTGAGGCGTTTTATACCGAGTACCGTTTACGACTGATTCATCTGCTGTTTAATGACGCGACCCGGCGTAACCATACCAATGTGCTGATGCATGTTCAGGGCTATTTCCGCAATCAACTCACTCTCCGGCAACGCCAGGAGCTGACCTCGGTCATTGATAGTTATCGACGTGAAGTGCAACCACTGCTTGCACCGTTGATGCTCCTCAAACACTATATGGCAGAACACCCGAACACCTGGCTGTCCGGGCAACATTACTTTGAACTCTGGCCTGCAATTCTGCGTTTGCGCTGCGAAAATTAATCATTATTTGGGAGAGTTATGACCACTCATCTGGTCTGGTTTCGGCGTGACTTGCGCATATACGACAATTTTGCCCTTGCCGCGGCTTGCCGGGATAGTTCTGCACAGGTGCTGGCGTTATACATCTCCACACCGGAACAGTGGAAAGCGCATGATATGGCCCCGCGTCAGGCGGCGTTTGTTAACGCCCAACTGAATATGCTGCAAACGGTGCTGGCAGAAAAAGGCATTCCTCTGCTGTTCCACGAGGTTGCTGATTTTGCGGCCAGCGTGGAGACAGTAAAAAACGTCTGTGAACAGTATGACGTCAACCGGTTGTTTTATAACTATCAGTACGAAATAAACGAGCAACAGCGGGATGCCACGGTGGAGAAGTCATTACAAGGCGTGGTATGCGAAGGTTTTGATGACAGTGTGATTCTGCCTCCGGGGGCAGTCATGACGGGCAATCATGAAATGTATAAAGTCTTCACACCGTTTAAAAATGCCTGGCTGAAGCGCTTGAAAGAGGCTGTCCCTGAGAGCGTTGCGGCACCCAAAACACGGGAAAGTGGCGCACTCTCTTCGCCGTTACCGATCATTACGCTGAACTATCCGCAGCAGGATTTTGATTCGTCACTTTTCCCGGTAGACGAAAAATTGGTCATTGCGCAATTACGCCAGTTTTGCCAGCAGGCGGCGGGGGAGTATGAACAGCGTCGGGATTATCCGGCCATCGAAGGCACCAGTCGTTTATCTGCGAGCCTTGCAACCGGTGGACTATCACCACGTCAATGTCTGAACCGGCTGTTAGCAGAACAGCCGCAGGCGCTGGAAGGCGGGGCTGGAAGTGTCTGGCTAAATGAGCTTATCTGGCGCGAATTTTATCGCCATCTAATGACATATCATCCGTCGTTGTGCCGATATCGCCCCTTTATTCGCTGGACCGATCGCGTCCAGTGGCAGGATAACCCGGTGCATTTTCAGGCATGGCAACAGGGGAAGACGGGCTATCCCATTGTTGATGCCGCGATGCGTCAGCTTAATGCCACAGGATGGATGCATAACCGTTTACGGATGATTACCGCCAGTTTTCTGGTGAAAGACTTGCTCATTGACTGGCGTAAAGGGGAGCAGTACTTCATGTCACAACTGATCGATGGCGACCTGGCGGCTAACAACGGTGGCTGGCAGTGGGCGGCGTCAACCGGTACCGATGCGGCACCTTATTTCCGTATTTTTAACCCAACGACGCAGGGGGAAAAATTCGATCGTGACGGTGAATTTATCCGCCAGTGGGTGCCGGAATTACGTGACGTCCCCGGAAATGCTATCCACGAACCGTGGCGCTGGGCGGAAAAAACGCAGGTGTCCCTCAACTATCCACGCCCGATTGTCGATCATAAACAGGCGAGGTTAACCACGCTTGCGGCCTATGAGGCAGCGCGTAAAGGTTGAGGATGAGATGGATTTTTGCGTAATGCTTTCCAGTAAAATGAACATGTTGCAGATGCGCACATTTAGCGTTGAATCATGTTCGTAAGACCGTGAATTCCTGAATGCAAAGGGTGGCTTCCGAGCAGTAAAGTCCCGTCATCTTTTTCAGGTGACGGAACACGATGATAACGCCCGCGACTTCAACACCGCATGATGCGGTATTCAAAACATTTTTACACCATCCCGAAACCGCGCGGGATTTCCTTGAGATTCATCTTCCGCCCTGTCTGCGAACGTTATGTAATTTAAATACGCTGAAACTGGAGTCAGAGAGCTTTATTGAAGCGGATTTACGTTCCCGCTATTCCGACGTGCTTTGGTCGTTGCGCACACGTGACGGGGACGGTTATGTCTATGTCGTTATAGAGCATCAGAGTTCAGCCGATCCGCATATGGCTTTTCGTCTGCTGCGTTATGCAATGGCGGCCATGCAGCGGCATCTGGACGCAGGGCATAAGGAACTGCCGCTGGTAATACCCATGCTGTTTTATCATGGCAGCCGCAGCCCGTACCCCTATTCACTGTGTTGGCTGGATGCGTTTACTGATCCCGAGGCAGCAAGGCAACTCTATGCCAGTGCATTTCCGCTGGTGGATATCACTGTTGTACCCGATGATGAAATTATGTCTCACAGGCGTATGGCAGTACTGGAATTACTGCAAAAGCATATCCGTCAGCGGGATCTGATGGGACTGGTAGAACAGCTGACCACGCTGTTACTTACAGGACGCGCTAATGACACACAACTACAGGCGATGTTTAATTACATCCTGCAATCCGGCGATGAGTCTCGCTTTAATGAATT contains:
- a CDS encoding DUF1722 domain-containing protein is translated as MSKRVPVGIRTRNSFVPDESTLVRIYALHELYRLRQRGLTRGALLDYHTRYKLVLLAHSQPEYRELGPFVAAIHEWASLEAFYTEYRLRLIHLLFNDATRRNHTNVLMHVQGYFRNQLTLRQRQELTSVIDSYRREVQPLLAPLMLLKHYMAEHPNTWLSGQHYFELWPAILRLRCEN
- the phrB gene encoding deoxyribodipyrimidine photo-lyase, with translation MTTHLVWFRRDLRIYDNFALAAACRDSSAQVLALYISTPEQWKAHDMAPRQAAFVNAQLNMLQTVLAEKGIPLLFHEVADFAASVETVKNVCEQYDVNRLFYNYQYEINEQQRDATVEKSLQGVVCEGFDDSVILPPGAVMTGNHEMYKVFTPFKNAWLKRLKEAVPESVAAPKTRESGALSSPLPIITLNYPQQDFDSSLFPVDEKLVIAQLRQFCQQAAGEYEQRRDYPAIEGTSRLSASLATGGLSPRQCLNRLLAEQPQALEGGAGSVWLNELIWREFYRHLMTYHPSLCRYRPFIRWTDRVQWQDNPVHFQAWQQGKTGYPIVDAAMRQLNATGWMHNRLRMITASFLVKDLLIDWRKGEQYFMSQLIDGDLAANNGGWQWAASTGTDAAPYFRIFNPTTQGEKFDRDGEFIRQWVPELRDVPGNAIHEPWRWAEKTQVSLNYPRPIVDHKQARLTTLAAYEAARKG
- a CDS encoding Rpn family recombination-promoting nuclease/putative transposase, which codes for MITPATSTPHDAVFKTFLHHPETARDFLEIHLPPCLRTLCNLNTLKLESESFIEADLRSRYSDVLWSLRTRDGDGYVYVVIEHQSSADPHMAFRLLRYAMAAMQRHLDAGHKELPLVIPMLFYHGSRSPYPYSLCWLDAFTDPEAARQLYASAFPLVDITVVPDDEIMSHRRMAVLELLQKHIRQRDLMGLVEQLTTLLLTGRANDTQLQAMFNYILQSGDESRFNEFMQEMAHRIPQHKETLMTIAERLRLDGLQEGLQQGLQQGVQQGLLQGQYEAALRIAQTMLAKGIDREMVLLVTGLSEEDLAAENA